A genomic window from Micromonospora ferruginea includes:
- a CDS encoding zinc-dependent alcohol dehydrogenase, producing the protein MRDRVVVVSAPGRVELVEQDAAELRDGTFRVETLFSGVSAGTELSFVKGTNPYLHVTWDAGLGLFRPGEASTPYPVTRLGYMQVGRVVESRTPAVAVGTVGAMTYGHRSGWVADPVAERFVPLPDDLDPLLGVYVAHMGPICANGLLHAAADLCGTDVRTLGDGVRGRRVAVVGSGVVALLTALFARRHGAASVVVVDPTPARRQVAEALGLETLDPEADDPAVVLKTRWNHAAGDRGADVVFQCRGQDWALQLALRLLRPQGTVIDLAFYQGGADAVRLGEEFHHNGLSLRCAQIGRVPRGLAPTWDRERLSAETVELLRQYGDQIRKHLVSAVAPLDEAPALLTDLAERRRSELQVVLTG; encoded by the coding sequence ATGCGTGACCGGGTGGTGGTGGTCAGCGCGCCCGGCCGGGTCGAGCTGGTCGAGCAGGACGCGGCCGAGCTGCGCGACGGCACGTTCCGGGTGGAGACGCTCTTCAGCGGCGTGTCCGCCGGCACCGAGCTGAGTTTCGTCAAGGGCACCAACCCCTACCTGCACGTCACCTGGGACGCCGGTCTCGGGCTGTTCCGGCCCGGTGAGGCGAGCACCCCGTACCCGGTCACCCGGCTGGGCTACATGCAGGTCGGTCGGGTGGTGGAGAGCCGCACCCCGGCGGTCGCGGTGGGCACGGTCGGCGCGATGACGTACGGCCACCGCAGCGGCTGGGTCGCCGACCCGGTCGCCGAGCGGTTCGTGCCGCTGCCCGACGACCTCGACCCGCTGCTCGGCGTCTACGTCGCGCACATGGGACCGATCTGCGCCAACGGGCTGCTGCACGCCGCGGCGGACCTGTGCGGCACCGACGTGCGTACCCTCGGCGACGGCGTCCGGGGACGGCGGGTGGCGGTGGTCGGCAGCGGCGTGGTCGCGCTGCTCACCGCCCTGTTCGCCCGGCGGCACGGCGCCGCCTCGGTGGTCGTGGTGGACCCCACCCCGGCGCGGCGGCAGGTGGCCGAGGCGCTCGGCCTGGAGACGCTCGACCCGGAGGCGGACGACCCGGCGGTGGTGCTCAAGACCCGGTGGAACCACGCCGCCGGCGACCGGGGCGCGGACGTGGTCTTCCAGTGCCGGGGTCAGGACTGGGCGCTGCAACTCGCGCTGCGCCTGCTGCGACCCCAGGGCACGGTGATCGACCTGGCCTTCTACCAGGGCGGCGCGGACGCGGTCCGGCTCGGCGAGGAGTTCCACCACAACGGGCTGTCGCTGCGCTGCGCGCAGATCGGGCGGGTGCCGCGCGGGCTCGCCCCGACCTGGGACCGGGAGCGGCTCTCCGCCGAGACGGTGGAGCTGCTGCGCCAGTACGGCGACCAGATCCGCAAGCACCTGGTCTCCGCGGTGGCGCCGCTGGACGAGGCGCCGGCCCTGCTCACCGACCTGGCCGAGCGACGCCGGTCGGAGCTTCAGGTGGTGCTCACCGGCTGA
- a CDS encoding Gfo/Idh/MocA family protein, whose amino-acid sequence MRVGLVGAGGVAQRHARVLTGFEDVELLGVTDVAPEAARALAGTYGGRIFSDVAELLAAGPDAVYVCVPPFAHGPAEEAVVAAGVPMFVEKPVAVDLETAERIGGLVERAGLRTGVGHHWRYLHVVEEARRLLADRPVRMVNGAWLDKVPPVAWWARRDRSGGPVVEQAAHVLDLVRLLAGEVTEVTAYGDGTPPPVDGADIDSVTAATLRFASGAVGTLAAACVLTWKHRAGLEILADGLALSLAEDGLTIRDADGERHLPADPDAARVAVDRAFVDAVRGIGDDVRVPYAEALRTQRLALAVAESARTGRPVALPTGPAARSTDAGVRVDA is encoded by the coding sequence ATGCGGGTGGGACTGGTCGGGGCCGGCGGGGTGGCGCAACGCCACGCCCGCGTGCTCACGGGCTTCGAGGACGTGGAACTGCTCGGCGTGACGGACGTGGCCCCGGAGGCGGCGCGGGCGCTCGCCGGCACGTACGGCGGTCGGATCTTCTCAGACGTGGCCGAGCTGCTCGCCGCCGGTCCGGACGCGGTCTACGTGTGCGTGCCGCCGTTCGCGCACGGCCCGGCCGAGGAGGCGGTCGTCGCCGCCGGCGTGCCGATGTTCGTGGAGAAGCCGGTGGCGGTCGACCTGGAGACCGCCGAGCGGATCGGCGGCCTGGTCGAGCGGGCCGGGCTGCGCACCGGCGTCGGGCACCACTGGCGCTACCTGCACGTGGTGGAGGAGGCGCGGCGGCTGCTCGCCGACCGTCCGGTGCGGATGGTCAACGGCGCGTGGCTGGACAAGGTGCCGCCGGTCGCCTGGTGGGCGCGGCGGGACCGCTCCGGCGGACCGGTGGTGGAGCAGGCCGCGCACGTGCTCGACCTGGTCCGGCTGCTGGCCGGCGAGGTCACCGAGGTGACCGCGTACGGCGACGGCACCCCGCCGCCGGTCGACGGCGCCGACATCGACTCGGTGACCGCGGCCACGCTGCGGTTCGCCTCCGGCGCGGTCGGCACGCTCGCCGCGGCCTGCGTGCTCACCTGGAAGCACCGGGCCGGCCTGGAGATCCTGGCCGACGGGCTGGCGCTGTCGCTGGCCGAGGACGGCCTGACGATCCGCGACGCCGACGGCGAACGCCACCTGCCCGCCGACCCGGACGCCGCCCGGGTCGCCGTCGACCGGGCCTTCGTCGACGCGGTGCGCGGCATCGGCGACGACGTGCGGGTGCCGTACGCCGAGGCGTTGCGGACCCAGCGGCTCGCGCTCGCGGTGGCCGAGTCGGCGCGGACCGGTCGCCCGGTGGCGCTGCCGACCGGCCCGGCGGCCCGGTCGACCGACGCGGGGGTGCGAGTCGATGCGTGA
- a CDS encoding glucosyl-3-phosphoglycerate synthase: MEAWATYRTSAADDWPADRLVRAKGTSRVSVVLPARDEEATVGAIVSTIREHLMDRVSLVDELIVVDSRSTDRTAQVARAAGAEVVGQDAMTRGLPRLTGKGDALWAGLAAAEGDVVAFIDADLREFRPHFVTGLLGPLLTDPGVEFVKGFYHRPLVGATSVEPDGGGRVTELMARPLLNLFWPELAGFVQPLAGEYAGRREVLERVPFVTGYGVETAMLIDLLELVGLDALAQVDLGERKHRHQDTAALGRMSAQIMLTAWSRLQRRGWAAPGTTPTPLLTQFRRGGSEALPNLDREIVVNDVSVEERPPLAELRHRIPHRRVAA, encoded by the coding sequence GTGGAGGCGTGGGCCACGTATCGCACCAGCGCGGCCGACGACTGGCCGGCCGACCGGCTGGTGCGGGCCAAGGGAACCAGCCGGGTCAGCGTGGTGCTGCCGGCGCGTGACGAGGAGGCCACGGTCGGTGCGATCGTGTCGACCATCCGGGAGCACCTGATGGACCGGGTGTCGCTGGTCGACGAGCTGATCGTGGTGGACTCGCGGTCCACCGACCGGACCGCCCAGGTGGCCCGCGCGGCCGGCGCCGAGGTGGTGGGGCAGGACGCGATGACCCGCGGGCTGCCGCGGTTGACCGGCAAGGGCGACGCGCTCTGGGCCGGGCTGGCCGCGGCCGAGGGGGACGTGGTCGCGTTCATCGACGCCGACCTGCGCGAGTTCCGGCCGCACTTCGTCACCGGCCTGCTCGGCCCGCTGCTCACCGACCCGGGGGTGGAGTTCGTCAAGGGCTTCTACCACCGTCCGCTGGTGGGTGCGACGAGTGTGGAGCCCGACGGCGGCGGGCGGGTGACCGAGCTGATGGCCCGGCCGCTGCTCAACCTGTTCTGGCCGGAACTGGCCGGCTTCGTGCAACCGCTGGCCGGCGAGTACGCGGGCCGCCGCGAGGTGCTGGAGCGGGTGCCGTTCGTCACCGGGTACGGCGTCGAGACGGCGATGCTCATCGACCTGCTGGAGCTGGTCGGGCTGGACGCGCTCGCCCAGGTCGACCTGGGCGAGCGCAAGCACCGGCACCAGGACACCGCCGCGCTGGGCCGGATGTCGGCGCAGATCATGCTGACCGCCTGGTCGCGGCTGCAACGACGCGGCTGGGCCGCGCCCGGCACCACCCCGACGCCGTTGCTGACGCAGTTCCGCCGGGGCGGCTCGGAGGCGCTACCCAACCTGGACCGGGAGATCGTGGTCAACGACGTCTCGGTCGAGGAACGCCCGCCGCTGGCCGAGCTGCGCCACCGCATCCCCCACCGACGGGTCGCCGCATGA
- a CDS encoding glycosyltransferase yields the protein MTLTVLMNAGPWLSVPPPGYGGIENVIATLVPELRRLGVRVVLASVESSTLPVDERISVFPDGQFPALQRPYNQVCGVSQAHLAGVVRALHARDDVDLVHDHVEAVGLATLAAMGPDAPPVLHTLHWDLAKHPELYGNLDGGDRVRVNGVSASQLARAPRALREHSVGHVHLSTPLAVDADRRPAVAKGDHAVILGRINPGKGQDLGARLAHRVGFPLVLAGPVGPYHRPEDLAAAGDEARQNPDVRFFHEQVAPYVDGELVRWVGTVAGQERDDLVASARVSLFPLRWEEPGGTAVVESLSLGTPVVATARGCLPELIEHGRTGLLTTDEEELGELVRAGGRLEAGECRRVAAERFTPARMAERYVELYDRVRRGAARPLQLA from the coding sequence ATGACGCTCACCGTGCTGATGAACGCCGGTCCGTGGCTGTCCGTGCCGCCGCCGGGCTACGGCGGGATCGAGAACGTGATCGCCACGCTGGTGCCGGAGCTGCGCCGGCTCGGCGTCCGGGTGGTGCTGGCCTCGGTGGAGAGCAGCACGCTGCCGGTCGACGAGCGGATCTCGGTCTTCCCGGACGGCCAGTTCCCCGCCCTGCAGCGGCCGTACAACCAGGTCTGCGGCGTGTCCCAGGCGCACCTGGCCGGCGTGGTGCGGGCGCTGCACGCCCGCGACGACGTCGACCTGGTGCACGACCACGTGGAGGCGGTCGGCCTGGCCACCCTCGCCGCGATGGGCCCGGACGCGCCGCCGGTCCTGCACACCCTGCACTGGGACCTGGCCAAGCACCCCGAGCTGTACGGCAACCTGGACGGCGGCGACCGGGTGCGGGTCAACGGGGTGTCCGCCTCGCAACTGGCCCGGGCGCCGCGCGCGCTGCGGGAGCACTCGGTGGGCCACGTGCACCTGTCCACCCCGCTGGCGGTCGACGCGGACCGCCGCCCGGCGGTGGCGAAGGGCGACCACGCGGTGATCCTCGGCCGGATCAACCCGGGCAAGGGGCAGGACCTGGGCGCCCGGCTCGCGCACCGGGTCGGTTTCCCGCTGGTGCTGGCCGGCCCGGTCGGCCCGTACCACCGGCCGGAGGACCTGGCCGCGGCCGGCGACGAGGCCCGGCAGAACCCGGACGTGCGGTTCTTCCACGAGCAGGTCGCCCCGTACGTCGACGGTGAGCTGGTGCGCTGGGTGGGCACGGTGGCCGGGCAGGAGCGCGACGACCTGGTCGCCTCGGCCCGCGTGTCGCTGTTCCCGCTGCGCTGGGAGGAGCCCGGCGGCACGGCGGTGGTGGAGTCGTTGTCGCTGGGCACGCCGGTGGTGGCCACCGCCCGCGGCTGCCTGCCGGAGCTGATCGAGCACGGCCGCACCGGCCTGCTCACCACCGACGAGGAGGAGCTGGGCGAGCTGGTGCGCGCCGGCGGCCGGCTGGAGGCCGGCGAGTGCCGGCGGGTGGCGGCCGAGCGGTTCACCCCGGCCCGGATGGCCGAGCGGTACGTGGAGCTGTACGACCGGGTCCGCCGGGGCGCGGCGAGGCCGTTGCAGCTCGCCTGA
- a CDS encoding DUF4383 domain-containing protein, with translation MTNSTAHSRARRNPADGRAPVRRAASGIAVLLLLLGALGFVPGITASYADLRFAGPGSGARLLGLFQVSALHNLVHLVLGAAGLTLSRTVAGARAFLLGAGAVYLVLWLYGLAVDRRSAANVLAVNPADGWLHLLLGVAMLALGLFTGRREHRR, from the coding sequence GTGACGAACTCGACGGCGCACTCCCGGGCGCGGCGCAACCCGGCCGACGGCCGGGCGCCGGTGCGCCGGGCCGCCTCCGGCATCGCCGTGCTCCTGCTGCTGCTCGGCGCGCTGGGCTTCGTGCCCGGCATCACCGCCTCCTACGCCGACCTGCGGTTCGCCGGCCCCGGCTCGGGTGCCCGGCTGCTCGGGCTGTTCCAGGTCTCGGCGCTGCACAACCTCGTCCACCTGGTCCTCGGCGCGGCCGGGCTGACGCTGTCCCGCACCGTCGCCGGCGCCCGCGCGTTCCTGCTCGGCGCCGGCGCGGTCTATCTGGTGCTCTGGCTCTACGGCCTGGCCGTCGACCGGCGCAGCGCGGCGAACGTGCTGGCGGTCAATCCCGCCGACGGCTGGCTGCACCTGCTGCTCGGCGTCGCCATGCTGGCCCTGGGGCTGTTCACCGGGCGCCGCGAGCACCGCCGCTGA
- a CDS encoding ATP-binding protein, with protein sequence MSTRIRCEVRDESPVTVVRLSGALDLGTTRAVHEVLDRCLAAQPDALVVDLEDVDVVEPLALSVFAAACRRADDWPAVPLVLSAPPRDVAAWLNETTACRVVPVRRDCAEAAALAGTTAAPRMRARLEPVAGACRRARELVTEACGRWNVPELIGPASLVLSELVGNVVRHAGTPMQVTLTLRRPYLRVAVMDGSPADARAATGRDLSAEGGRGLMLVRELTQRWGSTPVGAGKVVWAMLPAN encoded by the coding sequence ATGTCGACCCGGATCAGGTGCGAGGTCCGTGACGAGTCCCCGGTCACCGTCGTCCGGTTGTCCGGCGCGCTCGACCTGGGGACCACCCGCGCGGTGCACGAGGTGCTGGACCGGTGCCTGGCCGCGCAGCCGGACGCGCTCGTGGTCGACCTGGAGGACGTCGACGTCGTCGAGCCGCTGGCGCTCTCCGTCTTCGCCGCCGCCTGCCGGCGGGCCGACGACTGGCCGGCGGTGCCGCTGGTGCTCTCCGCCCCGCCGCGGGACGTGGCGGCCTGGCTGAACGAGACCACCGCCTGCCGGGTGGTGCCGGTGCGCCGGGACTGCGCCGAGGCCGCCGCGCTGGCCGGCACCACCGCCGCGCCCCGGATGCGGGCCCGGCTGGAGCCGGTCGCGGGCGCCTGCCGCCGGGCCCGGGAGCTGGTCACCGAGGCGTGCGGCCGGTGGAACGTGCCGGAGCTCATCGGCCCGGCCTCGCTGGTGCTCAGCGAACTGGTCGGCAACGTGGTCCGGCACGCCGGCACGCCGATGCAGGTGACGCTGACGCTGCGCCGGCCGTACCTGCGGGTGGCGGTGATGGACGGCAGCCCGGCCGACGCGCGGGCCGCGACCGGTCGCGACCTGTCGGCCGAGGGCGGTCGCGGGCTGATGCTGGTGCGGGAGCTGACCCAGCGCTGGGGCAGCACGCCGGTCGGCGCCGGGAAGGTCGTCTGGGCCATGCTCCCGGCGAACTGA
- the ctaD gene encoding cytochrome c oxidase subunit I, whose translation MPKRVVTDPAHDRGPAILAPARFGGYPGPVREAVHGNSLWRLLRTTDAKLIGLLYLGTSFAYFIIGGFMAMLIRAELARPGMQLLSPEQYNQMFTMHGTIMLLLFATPMVFGFGNYLVPLQIGAPDVAFPRLNAFAYWLYFFGAAITVGGFFTPQGSADFGWTAYTPLSTAQHSPGVGANMWVVGLAISGLGTILGAVNMITTVLTLRAPGMTLFRMPIFTWNLLLTSLLVIFVFPLLAAALFALASDRILHSHVYDPTTGGPMLWQHLFWFFGHPEVYIIALPFFGIITEIIPVFSRKPIFGYTGLVLATLAITVLSMAVWAHHMFATGQVLLPFFSILSYLIAVPTGVKFFNWIGTMWKGQLTFETPMLFAVGFLVTFLLGGLTGVLLASPPVDFHVTDSYFVVAHFHYVLFGTIVFAAFGGIYFWFPKMTGRLLDERLGKMHFWTMFIGFHATFLVQHWLGAEGMPRRYADYLPSDGFTGLNEISSIGSFVLGASTLFFIYNVWKSWRYGAMVTVDDPWGFGNSLEWATTCPPPLRNFDRMPRIRSERPAFDAKYGPLVSDLGRDLPQRTTKPPQRLSEEFHHVTRTPESPAAEGAHGAREAVEYQPAPQSGARPVDVPEPEQVRRPSFEETDEPEETILGADREEQPNDRWRHPRGHGDTPEN comes from the coding sequence ATGCCCAAGCGGGTAGTCACGGATCCGGCACACGACCGGGGGCCCGCGATCCTCGCGCCGGCCCGGTTCGGAGGGTATCCCGGCCCGGTCCGGGAGGCGGTGCACGGCAACTCGCTGTGGCGGCTGCTGCGGACCACCGACGCCAAGCTGATCGGCCTGCTCTATCTGGGCACGTCGTTCGCGTACTTCATCATCGGCGGGTTCATGGCGATGCTCATCCGGGCGGAGCTGGCGCGACCCGGGATGCAATTGCTCTCCCCGGAGCAGTACAACCAGATGTTCACCATGCACGGCACGATCATGCTGCTGCTGTTCGCGACGCCGATGGTGTTCGGGTTCGGCAACTACCTGGTGCCGTTGCAGATCGGCGCGCCGGACGTGGCCTTCCCACGGCTGAACGCGTTCGCGTACTGGCTGTACTTCTTCGGGGCCGCCATCACGGTCGGCGGCTTCTTCACCCCGCAGGGCTCGGCCGACTTCGGCTGGACCGCGTACACGCCGCTGAGCACCGCGCAGCACTCCCCCGGCGTCGGCGCGAACATGTGGGTGGTCGGGCTGGCCATCTCCGGTCTGGGCACCATCCTCGGCGCGGTCAACATGATCACCACGGTGCTGACCCTGCGGGCGCCCGGCATGACGCTGTTCCGGATGCCGATCTTCACCTGGAACCTGCTGCTCACCAGCCTCCTGGTGATCTTCGTGTTCCCGCTGCTGGCCGCCGCGCTGTTCGCGCTCGCCTCGGACCGGATCCTGCACTCGCACGTCTACGACCCGACGACCGGCGGGCCGATGCTGTGGCAACACCTGTTCTGGTTCTTCGGCCATCCCGAGGTCTACATCATCGCGTTGCCGTTCTTCGGCATCATCACCGAGATCATCCCGGTCTTCTCGCGCAAGCCGATCTTCGGCTACACCGGGCTGGTGCTGGCCACGCTCGCCATCACGGTGCTGTCGATGGCGGTCTGGGCGCACCACATGTTCGCCACCGGCCAGGTGCTGCTGCCGTTCTTCAGCATCCTCAGCTATCTGATCGCGGTGCCGACCGGGGTGAAGTTCTTCAACTGGATCGGCACCATGTGGAAGGGCCAGCTCACGTTCGAGACGCCGATGCTGTTCGCCGTCGGCTTCCTGGTCACGTTCCTGCTCGGCGGCCTAACCGGCGTGCTGCTGGCCAGCCCGCCGGTGGACTTCCACGTCACCGACTCCTACTTCGTGGTGGCGCACTTCCACTACGTGCTCTTCGGCACCATCGTGTTCGCCGCGTTCGGCGGCATCTACTTCTGGTTCCCGAAGATGACCGGCCGGTTGCTCGACGAGCGGCTGGGCAAGATGCACTTCTGGACCATGTTCATCGGCTTCCACGCCACGTTCCTGGTGCAGCACTGGCTCGGCGCCGAAGGCATGCCCCGCCGGTACGCGGACTACCTGCCCAGCGACGGCTTCACCGGGCTGAACGAGATCTCCAGCATCGGGTCGTTCGTCCTCGGGGCGTCCACGCTCTTCTTCATCTACAACGTGTGGAAGTCCTGGCGGTACGGCGCGATGGTCACCGTGGACGACCCGTGGGGCTTCGGCAACTCGCTGGAGTGGGCCACCACCTGCCCGCCGCCGCTGCGCAACTTCGACCGGATGCCCCGGATCCGCTCGGAGCGCCCCGCGTTCGACGCCAAGTACGGCCCGCTCGTCTCCGACCTCGGCCGGGACCTGCCGCAGCGCACCACCAAGCCGCCGCAGCGCCTCAGCGAGGAGTTCCACCACGTCACCCGGACGCCGGAGTCACCGGCCGCCGAAGGCGCGCACGGCGCCCGTGAGGCGGTGGAGTACCAGCCGGCACCGCAGTCCGGTGCCCGGCCGGTCGACGTGCCGGAGCCGGAGCAGGTGCGCCGGCCCAGCTTCGAGGAGACCGACGAGCCGGAGGAGACGATCCTCGGCGCCGACCGCGAGGAGCAGCCCAACGACCGCTGGCGGCACCCGCGCGGCCACGGCGACACCCCGGAGAACTGA
- a CDS encoding SigB/SigF/SigG family RNA polymerase sigma factor, which produces MFGQTATPTPPTTDRGLEDLDAAALAYAARIEGLPPERRQEARDDLVRFALPFAGRLARRYRGRGEPLEDLEQVARLGLVNAVDRYDPERGSFTAYAAITIVGEIKRHFRDRTWGVHVPRRLRDLILEVGQATATLTSELSRAPSVAELAERLETPEEEILAALESAAGYSPASLNAPVGGESSAEFGDLVGESDNALESVDDRVTVSGLLHRLPWRERRILAMRFYGNQTQAEIAARFGISQMHVSRLLSRALTWLRQAMLAEAPPPWQNGAAEAEPAKTRISVRQNGDRVVVEVGGEIDRAGADQLRRAVLEAVTGQPREVVVDLVGAGGFDAGGIAALMAGRDAAARTGVPLRLTRVQPAVRRSLAAAGLPAAD; this is translated from the coding sequence ATGTTCGGACAGACCGCCACACCCACACCACCGACCACCGACCGGGGTCTGGAGGACCTCGACGCGGCGGCGCTCGCGTACGCGGCCCGGATCGAGGGCCTGCCACCCGAGCGGCGGCAGGAGGCGCGCGACGATCTGGTCCGGTTCGCGTTGCCGTTCGCCGGGCGGCTGGCCCGCCGCTACCGGGGCCGCGGGGAGCCGCTGGAGGACCTGGAGCAGGTCGCCCGCCTCGGCCTGGTCAACGCCGTCGACCGGTACGACCCGGAGCGCGGCTCGTTCACCGCGTACGCGGCGATCACCATCGTCGGCGAGATCAAGCGGCACTTCCGCGACCGCACCTGGGGCGTGCACGTGCCGCGCCGGCTGCGGGACCTGATCCTCGAGGTGGGGCAGGCGACGGCGACGCTGACCAGCGAGCTGTCCCGGGCGCCCTCGGTGGCCGAGCTGGCCGAGCGGCTGGAGACGCCGGAGGAGGAGATCCTCGCCGCGCTGGAGTCGGCCGCCGGCTACAGCCCGGCGTCGCTGAACGCGCCGGTGGGCGGGGAGAGCTCGGCCGAGTTCGGTGACCTGGTGGGCGAGTCCGACAACGCGCTGGAGTCCGTCGACGACCGGGTCACGGTCAGCGGCCTGCTGCACCGGCTGCCCTGGCGGGAACGGCGGATCCTGGCCATGCGCTTCTACGGCAACCAGACCCAGGCGGAGATCGCGGCCCGGTTCGGCATCTCGCAGATGCACGTGTCCCGGCTGCTGTCCCGGGCGTTGACCTGGCTGCGCCAGGCGATGCTGGCCGAGGCGCCGCCGCCGTGGCAGAACGGCGCCGCCGAGGCCGAGCCGGCCAAGACCCGGATCTCGGTGCGGCAGAACGGCGACCGGGTGGTGGTGGAGGTCGGCGGCGAGATCGACCGGGCCGGGGCCGACCAGTTGCGCCGGGCGGTGCTGGAGGCGGTCACCGGGCAGCCCCGCGAGGTGGTGGTCGACCTGGTGGGCGCCGGCGGCTTCGACGCCGGCGGGATCGCCGCGCTGATGGCCGGCCGGGACGCCGCCGCCCGGACCGGGGTGCCGCTGCGGCTGACCCGGGTGCAGCCGGCGGTGCGCCGCTCGCTCGCCGCGGCCGGCCTGCCCGCCGCCGACTGA
- a CDS encoding CDGSH iron-sulfur domain-containing protein — MPDDESTPAATITPYRDGPLLVRGDFALVTPEGEPIERRRGTVALCRCGKSAIKPFCDGTHKVANFRG, encoded by the coding sequence ATGCCCGACGACGAGAGCACCCCGGCGGCGACCATCACCCCGTACCGGGACGGACCGCTGCTGGTGCGCGGTGACTTCGCGCTGGTCACGCCGGAGGGCGAGCCGATCGAGCGGCGCCGGGGCACGGTGGCGCTGTGCCGGTGCGGCAAGAGCGCGATCAAGCCGTTCTGCGACGGCACCCACAAGGTCGCCAACTTCCGGGGTTGA
- a CDS encoding iron-containing redox enzyme family protein, producing MSTTDRRYGPAPLPPARGPVSAALLDALRGSPGELPAGLGDGFAAVAAPLTDEDLQLTLFLCYELHYRGWRDVAEEWEWEPSLLALRARAERLFEAALRRLAGPLPAVLPAALPATLADLVAADDGPPLAATLQRRADLDQFREFVTHRSIYHLREADPHSWALPRLGGPAKAALVEIQMDEYGNGRLDRMHAELFRTTMDRLGLDTGYAAHLDRVPAVTLAVNNLMSLFGLHRRLRGALLGHLAAYEMTSSLPNRRYGNGLRRLGFDATATRFYDEHVEADAVHEQIAAYDLCGGLVRAEPALAADVLFGAAAGLAVDRVFAEHVLSAWSAGESSLRAPERALAAA from the coding sequence TTGTCCACCACCGATCGCCGTTACGGCCCCGCCCCGCTGCCGCCGGCGCGCGGGCCGGTCTCCGCCGCGCTGCTCGACGCGCTGCGCGGCTCGCCGGGCGAGTTGCCGGCCGGGCTGGGCGACGGATTCGCCGCGGTGGCCGCGCCGCTGACCGACGAGGACCTCCAGCTCACCCTCTTCCTCTGCTACGAACTGCACTACCGGGGCTGGCGGGACGTCGCCGAGGAATGGGAGTGGGAGCCGTCCCTGCTGGCGCTGCGGGCCCGCGCCGAGCGCTTGTTCGAGGCGGCCCTGCGGCGACTCGCCGGCCCGCTGCCGGCGGTGCTGCCCGCCGCGCTGCCGGCGACGCTGGCCGACCTGGTCGCCGCCGACGACGGCCCGCCGCTCGCGGCCACCCTGCAACGCCGGGCCGACCTCGATCAGTTCCGCGAGTTCGTCACCCACCGCTCGATCTACCACCTGCGCGAGGCCGACCCGCACAGTTGGGCGCTGCCCCGGCTCGGCGGGCCGGCGAAGGCGGCGCTCGTCGAGATCCAGATGGACGAGTACGGCAACGGCCGGCTGGACCGGATGCACGCGGAGCTGTTCCGCACCACCATGGACCGGCTCGGGCTGGACACCGGGTACGCCGCCCACCTGGACCGGGTGCCGGCGGTCACGCTGGCGGTCAACAACCTGATGTCGCTGTTCGGGCTGCACCGGCGGCTGCGCGGGGCGCTGCTCGGGCACCTGGCCGCATACGAGATGACCTCGTCGCTGCCGAACCGCCGCTACGGCAACGGGCTGCGCCGGCTGGGCTTCGACGCGACGGCCACCCGGTTCTACGACGAGCACGTGGAGGCCGACGCGGTGCACGAGCAGATCGCCGCGTACGACCTGTGCGGCGGGTTGGTCCGCGCGGAGCCGGCGCTGGCCGCCGACGTGCTGTTCGGGGCGGCCGCCGGGCTGGCGGTGGACCGCGTGTTCGCCGAGCACGTGCTGTCCGCCTGGTCCGCCGGCGAGTCCTCGCTGCGCGCGCCCGAACGCGCCCTCGCCGCCGCCTGA